From a single Lolium rigidum isolate FL_2022 chromosome 7, APGP_CSIRO_Lrig_0.1, whole genome shotgun sequence genomic region:
- the LOC124673045 gene encoding SKP1-like protein 4, translating to MCVLAFIALRMVLLVSSDGEEFEVADEAIGKASGMIKGCLDEDCATNGQVPIPNVTGRILSRILEYVNKHFSEPHDDFQIPNADDPLKRFDDAFVQVDQDTLFDLITAANYLNINSLLDLTCKAVADQMRGKTTEETRKHFNIVNDYTPEEEEEVRRENSWAFE from the exons ATGTGCGTGCTTGCGTTCATAGCATTGAGG ATGGTTCTTCTCGTTAGCTCCGACGGGGAGGAGTTCGAGGTGGCGGACGAGGCGATCGGCAAGGCTTCGGGGATGATCAAGGGCTGTCTGGACGAGGACTGCGCCACCAACGGCCAGGTCCCGATCCCCAACGTCACCGGCCGCATCCTCTCCCGCATCCTCGAGTACGTCAACAAGCACTTCTCCGAGCCCCATGACGACTTCCAGATCCCCAACGCCGACGACCCGCTCAAGCGCTTCGACGACGCGTTCGTCCAGGTCGACCAGGACACGCTGTTCGACCTCATCACC GCCGCCAACTACCTTAACATCAATAGCTTGCTCGACCTGACCTGCAAGGCGGTGGCGGACCAGATGAGGGGCAAGACCACGGAGGAGACCCGCAAGCACTTCAACATCGTCAACGACTAcaccccggaggaggaggaggaggtccgcAGAGAGAACTCGTGGGCCTTCGAGTAG